In a genomic window of Flavobacterium sp. KACC 22761:
- a CDS encoding C10 family peptidase — MLLLLFILCIACDKQDDNQELVSNSNSINSLIALDIAKSFFTKNNSYSKNKITSNKTVKDLVTYKTSKNDNAFYVINYSEGGFLVISADNRLSPILAFSDTGTYSANPSEIPDAVLAWMESQKEQVKYVIQNKVKQNENIAFEWDLALNNKTKISQKKSSSNLTNKTKEAPEETGCEDTFYTKTSLLSTKWHQGDTFNNLIPLACPTKPGGKAPTGCVATSIAQVLFYFKKPNSYNWANMPIDYGTYDTQVLMRDAGESVNMTYSCGGSGAYDYSIVPSLKNYFKYSGATYSTTYDWNKVKNSLDQNKPVILGGTNPSTFSGHSWVCDGYTQWTTHEVDYLGRCTGLATSYLYLHMNWGWGGLNDGNYAYNNFNPGSTSYNYGINMIYNITP; from the coding sequence TTGCTTCTCTTATTATTTATTTTATGTATTGCCTGTGACAAACAAGATGACAATCAAGAATTAGTATCAAATTCAAACAGTATTAATTCATTGATTGCATTAGATATTGCAAAATCTTTTTTTACAAAGAATAATTCCTACAGTAAAAATAAAATCACTAGTAACAAAACAGTAAAGGATTTGGTCACTTATAAAACATCTAAAAATGACAATGCCTTTTATGTAATTAATTATAGTGAAGGTGGCTTTCTAGTTATTTCCGCTGACAATAGATTAAGTCCCATATTAGCATTTTCGGATACCGGCACATATTCTGCTAACCCAAGTGAAATACCAGATGCAGTTTTAGCTTGGATGGAAAGCCAAAAAGAACAAGTAAAATATGTAATACAAAATAAGGTAAAACAAAATGAAAATATTGCTTTTGAATGGGATTTAGCATTAAATAATAAAACCAAAATTTCACAAAAGAAAAGCTCTTCAAATTTGACAAATAAAACCAAAGAAGCTCCAGAAGAAACCGGTTGTGAAGACACTTTTTATACAAAAACTTCACTTTTAAGCACTAAATGGCATCAAGGAGATACATTTAATAATCTAATTCCATTGGCATGCCCTACAAAACCCGGAGGAAAAGCTCCCACTGGATGTGTTGCAACTTCAATCGCTCAAGTACTATTTTATTTCAAGAAACCTAATAGTTATAACTGGGCTAATATGCCAATAGATTACGGAACATACGATACACAAGTTTTAATGAGAGATGCTGGAGAATCTGTAAATATGACATACTCTTGTGGTGGATCTGGAGCCTATGACTATTCAATAGTACCTTCATTAAAAAACTATTTTAAATACTCAGGTGCTACTTACTCAACAACATATGATTGGAACAAAGTCAAAAACAGTCTCGATCAAAACAAACCTGTTATTTTAGGTGGTACTAATCCTTCAACATTTTCAGGACATTCATGGGTTTGCGATGGTTACACGCAATGGACTACACATGAAGTAGACTATTTAGGCCGTTGTACAGGACTCGCAACCAGCTATTTATATTTACACATGAATTGGGGATGGGGAGGACTAAATGATGGCAACTACGCATACAATAATTTTAACCCAGGATCAACTTCATATAATTACGGAATCAATATGATATATAACATAACACCTTAA
- a CDS encoding YfhO family protein translates to MKIANKFIPHALVVLGFILVSLIYFYPVLQGKQIFQSDIAQYTGMAKEQNDFRAAEHAEPYWTNSAFGGMPTYQLGANYPYDFVGKIDDVLRFLPRPADYLFLYFLGFYGLLLVLKTDPLKAFIGAIAFGFSTYLIIILGVGHNAKAHAIAYMPLVIAGFILVFQKKYIWGGLLTMFAVALEVNANHFQMTYYLLIFLLILSGYFAFNFIKEKEYKPLLISIGTLAVAGIFAIGANAGNLLATSEYAKFSTRSNSELTFNPDGTKKENENALSREYITEYSYGIAESFNLIAPRLFGGSNHENVGTDSRMYSFMIEHGVPTTDAENFVSGMPTYWGDQPIVAAPAYIGAVVFFLAVLALFIDDRKIKYVFLAGTLFSLILSWGKNFAVLTDFFIDYVPMYDKFRAVSSIQVILELCMPVLAVMGIQSFFKAKEEPKLQQKALVQTGVFGLGVILILVIAKGFFHFSGSSDSYFMETYGPDFVDALKEDRMSLYSADLLRSGFFIVVTFGVLWLFIKNKFSQTTALIIVAVLMVFDLFFVDKKYVSAKDFVSPVQIAAPFQETPADAKILEDTTHYRVFEVSGNMSSARASYFHNSIGGYHAAKPRRMQQLFDYQIAKNNLEVLNMLNVKYVIQTDKEGKEIPTINPEANGNAWFVSTVKLVNKPDDVMKALDHIDTKQVAVFNVHEHEAKFKNARMKKQWDTTGTIKVVEYKPNYIKYQSDNKNDGLAVFSEMYYKNGWNAYVDGKLTDHFPVDYVLRAMEIPGGKHTVEFKFEPQVIKTGGTITLASSIGMFLLLIGGIYFERKKLFDNQKPV, encoded by the coding sequence TTGAAAATAGCAAATAAGTTCATTCCGCACGCCCTTGTAGTACTGGGCTTTATTCTCGTTTCATTAATTTATTTTTATCCAGTTCTGCAAGGAAAACAAATTTTCCAGTCAGATATTGCTCAATACACCGGAATGGCAAAAGAGCAAAATGATTTCAGAGCTGCTGAACATGCGGAGCCTTATTGGACAAATTCTGCTTTTGGAGGAATGCCAACTTATCAATTGGGAGCAAATTATCCCTACGATTTTGTGGGTAAAATAGATGATGTTTTACGTTTTCTTCCGCGCCCAGCAGATTATCTATTTTTATATTTTCTTGGTTTTTATGGATTGTTGTTGGTTTTAAAAACAGATCCTCTAAAAGCTTTTATTGGTGCTATCGCGTTTGGTTTTTCAACTTACTTGATTATAATTCTTGGCGTTGGTCATAATGCAAAAGCGCATGCAATTGCATATATGCCACTGGTTATCGCCGGATTTATACTCGTTTTTCAAAAAAAATACATTTGGGGAGGTTTGCTCACCATGTTTGCGGTTGCCTTAGAAGTTAATGCCAACCACTTTCAAATGACCTATTATTTATTGATTTTCTTATTGATTCTTTCAGGTTATTTTGCCTTCAATTTTATAAAAGAGAAAGAATACAAGCCGCTTTTAATTTCGATTGGAACTTTGGCAGTGGCAGGAATTTTTGCTATTGGTGCCAATGCAGGAAATTTATTAGCTACTAGTGAATATGCTAAATTCAGTACAAGAAGCAATAGTGAGTTGACTTTTAATCCTGATGGAACTAAAAAAGAAAACGAAAATGCTTTAAGCAGAGAATATATTACAGAATACAGTTATGGAATTGCAGAAAGTTTCAACTTGATTGCACCAAGACTTTTTGGAGGTTCAAATCATGAAAATGTGGGTACAGACAGCCGAATGTATTCGTTTATGATTGAGCATGGAGTTCCAACTACAGATGCAGAAAATTTTGTATCTGGAATGCCAACATATTGGGGCGATCAGCCTATTGTTGCTGCGCCTGCTTATATTGGTGCTGTAGTTTTCTTTTTGGCTGTTTTGGCTCTATTTATTGATGATCGAAAAATAAAATATGTATTCCTTGCAGGAACATTATTTTCACTTATACTTTCATGGGGTAAAAATTTCGCTGTACTGACAGACTTTTTTATTGATTATGTTCCGATGTATGATAAGTTTAGAGCAGTTTCATCGATTCAGGTTATTCTTGAATTATGTATGCCGGTACTTGCTGTAATGGGAATTCAATCTTTCTTTAAAGCGAAAGAAGAACCAAAATTGCAACAAAAAGCGCTTGTTCAAACAGGAGTTTTTGGGTTAGGTGTTATTTTGATTTTAGTAATTGCCAAAGGTTTCTTCCATTTTTCAGGAAGCAGCGACAGTTATTTCATGGAAACTTACGGACCTGATTTTGTTGATGCATTAAAAGAAGACAGAATGTCTTTATATTCTGCCGATTTACTTCGTTCAGGATTCTTTATTGTAGTGACTTTTGGAGTTTTATGGTTATTTATCAAAAATAAATTTTCCCAGACCACTGCATTGATTATCGTTGCTGTTTTAATGGTTTTTGATTTGTTTTTTGTAGATAAAAAATACGTTTCGGCCAAAGATTTTGTGAGTCCGGTTCAAATTGCGGCTCCATTTCAGGAAACTCCAGCCGATGCAAAGATTTTAGAAGATACAACGCATTACAGAGTTTTTGAAGTAAGCGGAAACATGTCTAGTGCTCGTGCTTCGTATTTTCATAATTCTATTGGAGGCTATCATGCAGCAAAACCTAGAAGAATGCAACAACTTTTTGATTATCAAATTGCGAAGAATAATCTAGAAGTTCTTAATATGCTTAATGTTAAGTACGTAATCCAGACCGATAAAGAAGGAAAAGAAATTCCAACAATAAATCCTGAAGCAAACGGAAATGCTTGGTTTGTAAGCACTGTAAAATTGGTGAACAAACCAGATGATGTGATGAAAGCTTTAGATCATATCGATACCAAACAAGTTGCTGTATTCAATGTTCATGAGCATGAGGCCAAATTTAAAAATGCTCGTATGAAAAAACAATGGGATACAACTGGAACTATTAAAGTTGTGGAATACAAACCAAATTACATTAAATATCAATCTGACAACAAGAATGACGGTCTAGCTGTTTTCTCTGAAATGTATTATAAAAATGGTTGGAATGCTTATGTTGATGGTAAATTGACAGATCATTTCCCTGTTGATTATGTTCTAAGAGCAATGGAAATTCCTGGCGGAAAACATACAGTGGAGTTCAAATTTGAGCCACAAGTAATAAAAACTGGAGGAACAATTACTTTGGCTAGTTCAATTGGAATGTTTTTGCTATTGATTGGTGGGATTTATTTTGAGAGAAAGAAATTGTTCGATAATCAGAAACCAGTTTAA
- a CDS encoding DUF4834 family protein has protein sequence MQEASFTNLIKTIIWIIAFYYIFKFLARIFLPVLVKKAVEKAGENFQRQQQQYGQDNSWQRTQNNNDEIIINTANAKNPRETKKVGDYVDYEEID, from the coding sequence ATGCAAGAAGCATCTTTTACAAATTTGATTAAAACGATAATATGGATTATTGCGTTTTATTATATTTTTAAATTTTTAGCTAGAATTTTTTTACCAGTATTGGTGAAAAAAGCGGTTGAAAAAGCAGGCGAAAATTTTCAGAGACAACAACAACAATATGGTCAAGATAATTCTTGGCAAAGAACTCAAAATAATAACGATGAAATAATCATCAACACTGCGAATGCAAAAAATCCTCGTGAAACCAAAAAAGTAGGGGATTATGTTGATTACGAAGAAATAGATTAA
- a CDS encoding transporter — MLKIKNLLIASLFFVPQFFFGQYTDVINSNRPGETMSAYAVGKSVIQGELGIYGIKEKHDLLDYDASGFGTDFTLRYGAFLEQLEFVLDVQYQMENFDTPYTSYKKNNFRQTVLGAKYLIYDPYKNYKREANIYSYKANHAFNWRELIPAVSIFAGANFVGADNPYYFSANSEISPKVALVTQNLFGGGRWVFVTNIIADYIGTDYPSYGYILTLTHGFNDKWSGFIENQGYKSDFYSDAIVRGGAAYLLSPNMQVDASISTNFKNTPSILYGGVGISWRYDGWYKEKLTAVKNKEKADKNSDNKKDIDYQAKERKRKAKYE, encoded by the coding sequence ATGTTGAAAATTAAAAACTTACTCATTGCTTCTCTTTTTTTTGTGCCCCAATTCTTTTTCGGACAATACACTGATGTTATAAATTCTAATCGCCCAGGCGAAACTATGTCGGCTTACGCTGTTGGAAAATCAGTCATTCAAGGCGAACTTGGGATTTACGGAATCAAAGAAAAGCACGATTTATTAGATTATGATGCAAGCGGTTTTGGAACCGATTTTACGCTTAGATACGGCGCTTTTTTAGAGCAACTGGAGTTTGTTTTAGACGTACAATATCAAATGGAAAACTTTGACACTCCGTACACTAGTTACAAGAAAAACAATTTCAGACAAACCGTTCTGGGAGCTAAGTATTTAATTTACGATCCTTATAAAAATTACAAAAGAGAAGCCAACATTTACAGCTACAAAGCCAATCATGCTTTCAATTGGCGTGAATTAATTCCGGCAGTTTCTATATTTGCAGGAGCAAATTTTGTTGGCGCAGATAATCCTTATTATTTTTCCGCAAACAGCGAAATATCTCCTAAAGTAGCTTTGGTAACCCAAAACTTATTTGGAGGCGGAAGATGGGTTTTTGTAACCAATATTATTGCAGATTATATTGGAACAGATTATCCAAGTTACGGATATATCTTAACTTTGACCCATGGATTTAATGACAAATGGTCTGGATTTATAGAAAATCAAGGATATAAAAGTGATTTTTACAGTGACGCCATCGTTCGTGGCGGCGCCGCTTATCTTCTTTCACCAAATATGCAGGTTGATGCCTCTATAAGTACAAACTTCAAAAATACGCCTTCCATATTATACGGTGGCGTTGGGATTTCTTGGCGTTATGATGGCTGGTACAAAGAAAAATTGACCGCGGTTAAAAACAAAGAAAAGGCAGATAAGAATTCTGACAACAAAAAAGATATTGATTATCAAGCAAAAGAAAGAAAACGAAAAGCGAAATACGAATAA